In Streptomyces sp. NBC_01426, one genomic interval encodes:
- a CDS encoding universal stress protein: MSVVLGYDESPGAERALRVALEVATAFGEPLVLVYGANAPGATGEEYRAHREAVRQAGRNALAHAVEAADEAGVPSTVEVVDDKPAQALLDAAARHRARVVIVGTWGDSPIRGALLGSTPHKLLHLSPVPVLCVPTED; this comes from the coding sequence ATGTCCGTGGTCCTCGGGTACGACGAATCACCCGGCGCCGAACGTGCCCTGCGGGTGGCCCTGGAGGTGGCCACCGCCTTCGGCGAACCCCTGGTGCTGGTCTATGGGGCGAACGCGCCCGGCGCCACCGGGGAGGAGTACCGGGCCCACCGCGAAGCAGTCCGCCAGGCGGGCCGCAACGCCCTCGCGCACGCCGTGGAGGCCGCCGACGAGGCCGGAGTCCCCTCGACGGTGGAGGTGGTCGACGACAAACCGGCCCAGGCCCTGCTCGACGCCGCCGCACGACACCGGGCCCGGGTCGTCATCGTCGGCACCTGGGGGGACAGCCCGATCCGCGGCGCCCTGCTCGGCTCCACCCCGCACAAACTGCTGCACCTGTCGCCGGTCCCCGTGCTCTGCGTCCCGACGGAGGACTGA
- a CDS encoding FUSC family protein gives MRALEELRTGTGAVPAAARRSVRVTLAACLAFYVLLYGLDRSVGATYALFASVALAGLSRIPGSGRQRAVVMMRVLPVTCVLVVIGTFLAVRTWTAVAGMLVIGFCLAFAAAGGPRPAGAAPGLQLMYILPSFPPYAPDDLPERLGGTLVGLVLLILAERYVLPDPRVPGYRDLAADAAVEAARCASDLERPPHTLPAAEAERSKAVAETLRPSLVPEAERPAGPGVRERALAHTGLAARTLLARLRNLPAPAAGLPARKPGLHVVRAVRESADGTAVLLREGNPPPTDSAPLWRLRAELADTPISEPGSGPRHAALLEVADAALVLRVAAELAVHGRAAGREGDPADRFWYAHQSTARLWWHRIAGHSGPRSVHFQNAVRLAVALAVARTVAGVDSLPHGFWAMLAVVSLTRTTAVATRGTVRIALIGTSLGALAAGTVLGLAGEATTVYEVMLPPLMLVTFIVGPVKGVGWAQAMFTLVVSMVFAQLAPVTWQLAEVRFLDVLIGSVIGIVCGVLAWPRGAHDELQRAVAVLLRTAADDVEVTTRDTAAPPGPEDMRVRHALTMAETAFAQYQAERQRPAAPHQDWQAALMVGHHVLWGSRRVLNSPDGLPLGPVEAAGVREYGTWVAAGLREVADRAGAPRPPSAPPERALHRPEPATAAPVFFAAMAWLDNLTADLALMDADPSRVDAVR, from the coding sequence GTGCGAGCCCTGGAGGAACTCCGGACGGGCACCGGCGCCGTGCCGGCGGCCGCGCGCCGGTCCGTCCGGGTCACCCTCGCCGCCTGCCTCGCCTTCTACGTGCTGCTGTACGGACTGGACCGATCCGTCGGCGCCACCTACGCCCTGTTCGCCTCCGTCGCCCTGGCGGGCCTGTCCCGGATCCCCGGCAGCGGCCGGCAGCGGGCCGTCGTCATGATGCGGGTCCTGCCCGTGACCTGCGTGCTGGTGGTGATCGGCACCTTCCTCGCCGTGCGGACCTGGACCGCGGTCGCCGGCATGCTCGTCATCGGCTTCTGCCTGGCGTTCGCCGCGGCGGGCGGGCCCCGGCCGGCCGGCGCCGCCCCCGGCCTCCAGCTGATGTACATCCTGCCGAGCTTCCCGCCGTACGCCCCCGACGACCTCCCGGAACGCCTGGGCGGCACCCTCGTGGGGCTGGTCCTGCTGATCCTCGCCGAGCGGTACGTCCTGCCCGACCCGCGCGTCCCCGGCTACCGGGACCTGGCCGCCGACGCCGCCGTCGAGGCGGCCCGCTGCGCGAGCGACCTGGAACGCCCGCCCCACACCCTGCCCGCCGCCGAGGCCGAACGGTCCAAGGCCGTCGCCGAGACACTGCGCCCCTCCCTGGTCCCGGAGGCGGAACGACCCGCCGGCCCCGGGGTGCGCGAGCGCGCGCTCGCCCACACCGGGCTCGCGGCCCGCACCCTGCTGGCCCGGCTCCGCAACCTCCCCGCACCGGCGGCCGGGCTGCCCGCCCGAAAGCCCGGCCTGCACGTCGTACGGGCCGTACGGGAATCGGCCGACGGCACCGCCGTCCTGCTGCGGGAGGGCAACCCGCCCCCGACGGACTCCGCGCCCCTGTGGAGGCTGCGGGCCGAACTCGCCGACACCCCGATCTCGGAGCCCGGCTCCGGCCCCCGGCACGCCGCGCTGCTGGAGGTCGCCGACGCCGCGCTCGTCCTGCGGGTGGCGGCGGAACTCGCCGTGCACGGCCGGGCGGCCGGACGGGAGGGCGATCCGGCGGACCGCTTCTGGTACGCCCACCAGAGCACGGCCCGACTGTGGTGGCACCGGATCGCCGGACACAGCGGCCCGAGGTCCGTGCACTTCCAGAACGCCGTCCGGCTCGCCGTGGCCCTCGCCGTCGCCCGCACCGTGGCCGGGGTCGACTCGCTGCCACACGGCTTCTGGGCCATGCTCGCCGTGGTCAGCCTGACCCGCACCACCGCCGTGGCCACCCGCGGTACCGTGCGCATCGCCCTGATCGGCACCAGCCTGGGCGCGCTCGCCGCCGGGACCGTGCTGGGGCTCGCGGGCGAGGCGACCACCGTCTACGAGGTCATGCTGCCACCCCTGATGCTGGTCACGTTCATCGTCGGGCCCGTGAAGGGGGTCGGCTGGGCACAGGCGATGTTCACCCTGGTCGTCTCCATGGTCTTCGCCCAACTGGCGCCGGTGACCTGGCAACTGGCCGAGGTCCGCTTCCTGGACGTGCTCATCGGCAGCGTGATCGGCATCGTCTGCGGCGTGTTGGCCTGGCCGCGCGGCGCCCACGACGAACTCCAGCGCGCGGTCGCCGTGTTGTTGCGCACCGCGGCGGACGACGTCGAGGTGACCACCCGCGACACGGCGGCGCCGCCCGGCCCCGAGGACATGCGGGTGCGGCACGCCCTGACCATGGCCGAGACGGCGTTCGCCCAGTACCAGGCCGAACGCCAACGGCCGGCCGCGCCCCACCAGGACTGGCAGGCAGCGTTGATGGTCGGCCACCACGTGCTCTGGGGCTCCCGGCGGGTCCTGAACAGCCCCGACGGCCTGCCGCTCGGGCCCGTCGAGGCGGCCGGTGTCCGGGAGTACGGAACCTGGGTCGCGGCCGGGCTGCGGGAGGTGGCCGACCGCGCCGGCGCCCCGAGGCCCCCGTCGGCGCCGCCGGAGCGGGCCCTGCACCGCCCCGAACCGGCCACGGCGGCGCCCGTGTTCTTCGCGGCGATGGCCTGGCTCGACAACCTCACCGCCGACCTCGCGCTCATGGACGCGGACCCCTCAAGGGTCGACGCCGTCCGCTGA
- a CDS encoding LysR family transcriptional regulator yields MQLELRHLQAVCEIAEAGSLGGAARRLGISQPALSAQLRRIERVTGGELFVRGRHGVEPTPLGQFVLAKARRVLHEMDALGADTRAMSTDDPLRLGCIMLVLLDGLLARTDLALSGREITVDLEDSVTALVRMLGAGRYDVIVYGEVNDHVVPLPGGVLARTLVPREPFCIRMSARHPLARRDDLELADLADEQWMTLVEDDDGGPEALIEACAKAGFVPSLRYRIIDRKMRHDLIAAGRAIALSQPTAPVVDGTVMRPLVGTPITGRIRLAWNRSSVSALQADVLYRAAAGSYLANIDNHPFHRAWWDAHPEVHPALD; encoded by the coding sequence ATGCAGCTGGAGTTGAGGCATCTGCAAGCCGTCTGCGAGATCGCGGAGGCCGGCAGCCTGGGGGGCGCGGCGCGGCGGCTGGGGATCTCACAGCCGGCGCTCTCGGCCCAGTTGCGCAGGATCGAACGGGTCACCGGCGGCGAACTCTTCGTCCGGGGCCGGCACGGCGTGGAACCGACTCCGCTGGGCCAGTTCGTGCTGGCCAAGGCACGCCGGGTCCTCCACGAGATGGACGCGCTCGGCGCCGACACCCGGGCCATGTCGACCGACGATCCGCTGCGGCTCGGCTGCATCATGCTCGTCCTGCTCGACGGCCTGCTCGCACGCACCGATCTGGCCCTGTCCGGGCGGGAGATCACCGTGGACCTGGAGGACTCGGTGACGGCCCTGGTGCGGATGCTGGGCGCGGGCCGCTACGACGTCATCGTGTACGGCGAGGTCAACGACCACGTGGTGCCGTTGCCCGGCGGTGTCCTGGCCCGGACCCTGGTCCCCCGGGAGCCCTTCTGCATCCGGATGTCCGCCCGGCACCCGCTGGCCCGGCGCGACGACCTCGAACTGGCCGACCTGGCCGACGAACAGTGGATGACCCTGGTGGAGGACGACGACGGCGGCCCCGAGGCGCTGATCGAGGCCTGCGCGAAGGCGGGTTTCGTCCCGTCACTGCGCTATCGGATCATCGACCGCAAGATGCGGCACGACCTGATCGCCGCAGGCCGGGCCATCGCGCTCAGTCAGCCCACCGCGCCCGTCGTGGACGGCACGGTGATGCGCCCCCTGGTCGGCACCCCGATCACCGGACGCATCCGGCTGGCCTGGAATCGCTCGTCGGTCTCCGCACTCCAGGCGGACGTCCTGTACCGCGCGGCGGCGGGCTCGTACCTGGCCAACATCGACAATCACCCCTTCCACCGGGCCTGGTGGGACGCCCACCCGGAGGTCCACCCGGCCCTCGACTGA